One Candidatus Regiella endosymbiont of Tuberolachnus salignus genomic window, GCGTGATACAGATATTTACGCGGGTTAAACGGGATAATCTCCGCATTGCCTACCAACATCCCATCCGCCTCAGCCGAGGCTAACAGATAGCCGCAAAAATCTACCAGCGAATCAGTACTCCGTTTGACATTAAGCGCTTCGGCTGATTTTTGCTGCTCCAGCAATAAGCATTTGGCTTCGGCAGACTCAACAAAACGGGTCAGCAGGTGGCGAATAATCACCGGTAATTCTCGGGCGATTTTATCGCGCAATAAGGTATCACGTTCATTTTCAGGGATGATTTCTGAGAAGTTAAAAATGACGCGCCGACGAGACACACCGCCACTCCGATCACTGAAACTCATGGCGTTGTTATTCACCGCCACTATCACCGCAGGGATACGTGTCGAATAAGGCTGTTTATTTTTGGGATCGACAGAAACTTCATCGCCACCGGTAATCGCCTTGATCCCTGAGCCTTCTCCTACATAGCGGATCTGGTCGGGCATGATGATCAGTGAGTAGCCGATGATTAACGCACGTTCGCGTGGGTTCTCCAGTGCTGTCATACTGGCTGATACCCTGTTATTTTTTCCTGCCAGCAGGGTACAAATTTCCGCCAGAAGGCTTTTACCGCTGCCGCCTGCGCCTGTGACCTCAAGAAATAATTGCCAGTCATAGCGGTTAGCCAGCACCATAAACAGCGCTGCGAGTACTCTGTCTGTTTTGCGATCATGGTTTGCTGTTGCTCTGCGTATCCACTGCCAAAAATGAGGCGTGTTATCGACCAGTGTTTCACCCGGTTCCGGCGAAGTGAAGTCGATTTCATTGACGATCAATAACCCATCTTCCTTATTATGTGGTCTGAACTGCTTTTTTTGCAGATCAAAGACGCCATTACAGAAGCCGATTAAGTGACGAGCCGGGCTTTTCATTAACGGCAGTTGAAGTTTTAGTGCATCAACGGCAGAACGGATGCCGATTGACGTATAAGGCACATCTGATCCGATAAAGATAGCCACCATTTCCCGCATTAAATCGCGATCACTGATGGCACGCCAGGCGATACCGTCGTAGTGGTGTACAGAATCAGACAAAGGCTCCAACGCCAAATCACTGTTATAGCGTGCTAACAAGACCTCGCCGCGTTGACTGGCACCCATCTGGCTCAGGGTCGGACGGGTAGGTTTATCGTGATTTATCGCATCAGCAGGTTGATACAGTGCTCCGTTGAAAGCCTGTATAGCGGCTTCTATGCCGTATTGCTGCCGGTAATCGTCCCAGTCGGCTTTATGCTGGGTAGGCGGTAAAGCCACCCACCCAGAAACCGCAATAGCGGCTTTTTCGGCGGCGATAGTACCAATATTCTGCTTAAGTTGGCCTTTTTCATCGCATTTGTTGGCTTGATGACAGTCGTTATCAGCGGCAATGATAATTTTTGCTTCTGACCAGCGTTCACGGCATATTTTTGCTACTTCGATTAAATTTCCCGCATCCAATGCCGCAATGGCGATGTCTGAAGCCAATAATGACACCGTAACCGCAGTCGCATAACCTTCGGTGATCAGCACTGTTTCAGCCTGTTCCGGCAGTTCGCCTACGGGAATAAATGCCCCTTTCTTGCGGGTGCCCGTCAGATAAGGTTTATCGCCATTCGGGTAAATACGCTGTGCACCCGTGATCTTGCCGTCTATTGTTTGCAGCGCAAGCAGTAAGACACCGTTCGGCAGGATAGGCAGATTGGGGCAGTGAAGCCCCTTATTCATCAGATAATGAGATTCACCCAATACCGTTTTTGCCATCAATGCCGCTACCTGCGCAGCAATGGGGTTGTCCGTTGAAGGCGCCTCTTTGGCGGGGGCGGGTTTCACCCTTTTTTCTGGCAAGGGCATCGCCAGCACATCAGCTACCAGCTTGGCCGCTTGACGGGCGTTACATTGGTTAACTTTCATCACCAAATCCAACCCGCTACCAGCACCACAATGAGAGCAGAAATAGGTGCCTCTGCCTTCCTTGTCGTCAAAACGATAACGGGTTTTTCCTCCACAGTTTGGGCACTGACCTTCCTGCCGATGGGTTGGGATCGCCAGTTGTTGCAAAATTGCCTCCCAATGACCATTAGCCTGTGTTCGTACCTCATCAATAAAATTATCGTTTAGCCTGTCGGCAGGCTTCGCTGTCATAATGCCCCCTCTGTCAGCATGCTATAAAGTGCCTCAGTTTTTTCCAGCAGAATAAACAGCAGTGTTTCCCTGGCATCCGCTTCCATGACAGAAACAGCGGCATGAGTCAGCGCTAAGCACTGAAAGGCTAAATCTTCAGCTGTGATCGAGGTTTTATCAATGCGTTTGGACATGGCATCCTCCTGTAACAGGAAGGCGACCGGCAAACAAAAGAATATAATCGGCAACGTAGCGCTGACGGGCTGATTTTTCATCAATTGCCGTAGCGTACAGCATGATAGGCTTAATTTTTTTCTGACTGCGGTTGATCGCCGCAAAGATATAGGTACACTTTGACGTAGCCATAGCGTTAGTCCTTCTAACGAGGTGGTTAGAAGCCTCGGATGTGTTCCACCACTCCGAGGCTTCGTTGTTTCTTGAGCATCAAATGCTTCAAGGTGGAACACACTATAACCATCATATGTGTTCCACTTCAACCTTTTTATTAAATTATTTTTTGTGTATTCTGTGTCCCACTGCTCAATGGAGAATTCAGTAATGGCAACAGGTAGCGTTAATGCTAAGTCACAAAAGATACATGCAAGAGTTTCACATGAAATTATCGCTAATGTTGAATTAGCTAAAAATGAAGGAGAAAGCACCTCACAATTTGTAGTAACTGCGCTACAAGGCGAGATCAAACGCCGCCAGAAAGAGAAAAGTAAACCAGATGAATCAAAAGGTTGATGCCCGATGGCTAAACGCTCTCCAGCCAAAATGACACATGATGAATTAATTGCAAAAATGCTCACTGATCCGGCAGTCTGTGCAAAACACGAGCTCCTTGCTGCTCGGCATAACGTGGAATTGATGCAAGCACCGCTGAAAATCAATTTTGTGTAGCTCATCTTGCTTTCAACAGCATATCTCCTCATCACGCCACCTCCCCACGTGATTCTATAATGCGTTGATTAATCCATTCATCCACTTCACTTTCGATAAAAACGATAGCGCGCGTGCCAATCTTTACCGGCACAGGAAAACGATGTTGACTGATAAGACGGTAAATCCATGCCTTACTGTAACCAGTACGGCGCTGGACTTCGGGTAAACGGATAAATAATTGCGGCATGTAGCCTCCTGTTTATGTTGAGATCACAGGAGACATAGTTAATGATCGAAGAAAAGGAAAATAGATGGAAAGGGTTGCTATGGGGGATAACCGTTTTCCCTTAAAAGGTGGCTAGGTTTTCCGGGTTGTAATAACGTATTGATGCGTAGATTATCATCATTTTTGCAAAGCTTGCCAAAAAAGGCAGGAACTCTTAATTTATATCTAATACATGGAGTTATATTCAGTTACTGCCTTTTTTTAGGCCGCCCTTTATTTCTCAGCGTAAAGGGTCTCAGTATTAAATCAACGGCTTGAGCAATGTTATTAGATGCTCCCTTTCTTTCCAGATACGTTACTATTTCTGATTTTGATGGCGCAGTATTGGGATCATTTTCATCATAGGTTAACCAAAATTGGTTGATAGCATCGTCGACAAACTCCAAACCTTCTGACCGGTGTGTGGTTTCAAGCAAAGCACGTGAGGGAGGAGCACTAAAATGATTAGGGTTGATAGTCTTTGTTTTTACAGATTGATAAGGAATGATGGGCTTCGGTTTGCTAACAAAATGTACCTTTTCCTGCGCTGTCCAACAGAAGAGAGAATCCCTTGTAATAATGGTTTTTATTTTACTGACTTCTTTGCTTCTGTCCGTCGGCTTCATTTCTTCGTATACCACAACACACTCGCCTCCCCATACTCCGTTTTCCCAAATCGTTTCTTCGCTGACACATTTAACGACAGATAAAACCCCTCGCCTTATCGCGCTCACCATACCGGATGCGAACCCCCAGGCATCTTTCCAGCGGGGATGAGGTAATTTCCGTGCTTCCTCAATGCCGCCCAAAAAATCGAGCGGATCGATCCCGGCTAATAATAAAGCGGCTTGCTCTATCGAAAACTCCTGTACCGTTTTCCAGTGTGTCAAATCGGGAATATCATCTAAAGTAGGCATACCTTGCCTCCACATCCTTGTGTCGTCCTTGAAAATTATGTTTGTTTTTCGGGGGGAAGCCTAAACATAACCTGTTTTTAATGCCTATTTTATCTAGCACCGTCTACTGACCCAGCCCTAAGCTGATTGGCTAAATCGACTTTGCATCACATTTTTAGTCCGTGCAAATTCATAGGGGGTAATGGCGCAGTCTCTATTCGCATCCAAATAATCTGCCCACCATTGCACCATTAAACGTCTTTCTTCTAGGTGCTCCGCTTTATGAATATAGGCAGCTCTGACATTATTTCTTTCTTGATGGCTCATCTGGCGTTCGACCGCATCCCTTGACCACAGTGCCGATTCAATGAGCGCCCCGCACGCCATCGCGCGAAAACCGTGGCCACAGACTTCTGTTTTTGTGTCATAACCCATTATCCTAAGGGCTTTATTGACCGTATTTTCACTCATAGGTTTATGTACATAATGATCACCAATAAAGATGAGTTCATGTTCACCACTGATCGCTTTTATTTGCTCTAAAACCGCAATGGCTTGTCGACTTAATGGGACGAGGTGAGGGGTGCGCATTTTCGCACCACGAGATGAATATTTGACGCCTTTAAGTGCTTCCCTCTCTGCCGGTATTGTCCACAGTGCACGTTCGAAATCCACTTCGTTGTACCGAGCAAACCTAAGTTCGCTGGAACGAATAAAAATCAGTAATGTCAATTTTACCGCTAACTGGGTAAGTAAACGCCCTTTATAGTTTTCTATTCGTTCGAATAATTCAGGAATACGTGCAAAATCTAACGCGGGGCGATGGACACATTTACCGGTAGCAATGGCACCGGCCATATCCTGAGCCGGATTGTAATCAATCATGCCACTCTGAACAGCGTAACGCATGATGGCGGTAGTGCGTTGTTGCAGGCGTGCCGCAACCTCTAATCGGCCTGAATGTTCGACTACTTTTATCGGTGTTAATAAATCGCGTGTTTTGAGATCAGCAATATTACGATGGCCTAGTGAAGGGAATAAATGATCTACCAAGGTTTTTAAGACTCTGGCGCTATGAGAAGCCGACCATTTTTTGTTACTTTCATGCCAGGCTCTGGCTACGGTTTCAAAACTATTCGCTGCACTTTGTTGCTCGACTTTGACTGCCTTTTTGTGTTCACTGGGATCTATGCCTGCCGCGACCAACTTTCTGGCCTGCTCGCGTTTATGTCTGGCATCAGAAAGTGTGATTTCAGGGTAAACGCCCAAAGCCAGCATCTTCTCTTTACCGCCAAAACGATAACGTAAGCGCCAATATTTTGAGCCATTAGGATGAATCAAAAGAAACATGTCAACGCTACTTTAGATTGACCACTTTTTGCTACTTTAAAATGTCCAGTTTTTGCTAATTTTCCTGTTGGGTTTCTATTCCAGGCGCCTGGATAATATCAGTCGTTTTTATAGGCAACATGCCTGCTTTGCGTTTATTTTTGAGTCGATAGCTTTCTCCTTTAATATTCAATGTGGTTGAATGATGTAAAAGCCTGTCTAAAATCGCAGTTGCTAAAATGTGATCACCGAATACGTCCCCCCAATCAGTAAAACTTTTATTTGATGTGAGAATGATGCTCGCCTTTTCATAACGACGGCTCAATAACCTGAAAAATAGGCTAGCTTCTTCGCGATTCATCGGTAAATACCCGATTTCATCCAGTATTAATACCCTGGCATAGCACAGTTGCTGAAGTTGGCGTTCCAGACGGTTTTCTTGCTTTGCCTTCATTAAGGTACAGCAGAGTCTATCCAGAGGCATAAACAATACCCGATGCCCAGCTGTAGCTGCCTTGACAGCCAGCGCTATCGCCAAATGCGTTTTCCCTACCCCAGGTGGGCCTAACAAAATGACGTTTTCATGATGTTCGACAAACCTCAGCCCCGCCAGCTCGCGGATAATTTTCCTGTCTATACTTGGTTGGAAAGTAAAGTCAAATTGCTCCAAGGTTTTTATCCACGGCAAACGTGCTTGTTTTAACCGCGATTCCAAGCCTTTTTGGTGACGCCCGTTCCATTCCTGGGCTAATGCCTGCTGGAGAAATTCACGGTAGTTCAGTGCTTTCTTGGTGGCTTCTTCACATAAACTCTCCAACGCATCGCCCAGGTAATCCATTTTTAACCGTATCAACAAGTTTTCCATTTCCATCAGAGTAGCTCCTCATACACACTGAGCGAACGAGACGCTACTCGATTGACCTGTTGCCAAAGGGCTTGATGATGTTCTGGCACCTTTTGCCAGCCCTGCGTTACCTCCTGCAAGAGATGCGTCGCGAGCAGTTGCTCATCGCCGTAAATACGTAGCGTATTATCTAAACCGATACGAATATTAACCGCACGACCACACCAGAATGAAGGCACGCTATAGCGATTACCTCTGACATCGATATAGCTGTCCCATGCCACTTGTCGTAGGTCGAAGTAGCTGGTATCGAAATCAGTCGCAGGGAGTGGCATCAAGGCTATTTTTTCCTCAGCAAAACGATTTTCCGGTGTCTGCTTGAATTGACGAAGATGACGCTGGTCTGCCACTTTCGCCAGCCACATCGCTAGCAGTTGATTAACATGAGCGAAACTCTCAAACTGACGGTAGCGAGTGAAAAAATTGTGTTTAACATAGCCCACCATCCGTTCGGTTTTGCCTTTCGTTTGCGGTCGATAAGGCTTACAGGCGCGAGGGCTAAACCCATAGTGATTAGCCAGTTGCAGGAAGCCCGCATTGAACTCGATGTGGCCATTTTGTCCATGTTTGATAACAGCGGCTTTTTGGTTATCTACCAAGACATTTTTTACGCTGCCACCGAAGTAATTGAAGCTGCGAACCAGCGATTCATACGTGTGCTCAGCATCTTGCTTAGGGGCAGCAAAGACATGAAAGCGACGCGAAAAACCGAGCGTATTAACGGCAAAATTAACCGTACAGGCAGAGCCTGCCACCTCAACGATGATTTCTCCCCAATCGTGTTGAAGTTGATAACCGGGGAGGGTTTCAAAGCGTACCGTGTTTTTCGAGGCCCTGAGCGGACGTTTGGGATGTATATAACGTCGGAGCATCGCACTCCCACCCCGGTAGCCTTTTTCACGGATTTCCTCAAAAATAACCGCCGCATTCCAAACCTGTTCACTCAACCTTGAATCGATGTAGTCTTTAAAGGGCTCGAGTTTAGCAACCTGTTTTTTACCGCGTTTTGCTGTTGGCGGCGCAGGATAGCTAATGTGCCGTCTCACCGTTTTTTCTGAACACCCTATCTGATGGGCAATATCAACAATAAATGCCCCCTGTTGATGGCGTTGTTTTATCATGTAGTGGTCCTCTCTTCTTAGCATGCTTATTTCCCTCATGGCTTTGTCACCACAAAGGAAACTGCATTCTGGCTTGAGTGGACAAATTAAATTAGCAATTTACGGTCTTTTATCATTAGCGCTGACACCCCTTAAGCCTGACATGCTTCCGTACGATTTTGAGTAACTTCAAGGCGTTTTGTGAAGACCTATACTCTTTTTGATCGCGTAATGGCTCAAAGGTCAATAAGCGGTTTTCGGTGAGTTCGATTCTTTTTCTTAACAAGAAGACAGCCTGCTGCGCAAACGGCTGGCTGGCATCCAGGTTCGATAGAAAATGATGTAAGTGTTCAGGCTGAAAACGGAGTTTTGCCAGCAGATTATTTTCCTGAAGGTGCTTAGGTAACAGGCTGATATCATTAACGGTCGCGCCCATATCAAGCAGCGTTTTCAGGTTCAGGGTGACGCCGGCAAGTGTAACAGGCAGTGAGTGCTGCTGCTTGGTAGCAAAATCACCCAGTGATTTTTGCCACAGCGTCAGTGAGGGGAGAAGGGTACTGGCTTGATGAGGATCCACCCGATAGATGTCAAACCGATAGCCCCCGGCGTCTTGCCTGATACCGTACTCTTGGGCGCGGGTCTGGCCGGAACTTTGCTTTGATTGTAAATAGTTATTCAGCAAAGTTTGTAACGTGGTACAACGGGTGGCAGGCGTTTTCGTGCTGAAATCGACAACGCCGACATAGGGATCATAAAGCGAACAGCGGTAGCGCGATCCCTGTTGTCGAATAGTCAACATCACGGAATGATACTGACCCTTTAACAGGTAATTGCCTGACACTGACGCCGTATTAAAAAAATGCTGTGTTTGTTTGAGGTTGAGCAGCGTAAAGATAGCTTTATTGTTGACCCTGATGGCGGGATCGGCTTTTAACTGCTCAAACTGGCGGTGTAGCCCGTCGGCTGCCTCCGCTTCACTGCCTGGCACCAGGCGACTGACTTTTTTTTCACGACTTTCCGTATACGCATTCAACCCATCAATAAAG contains:
- a CDS encoding primase-helicase zinc-binding domain-containing protein, whose amino-acid sequence is MTAKPADRLNDNFIDEVRTQANGHWEAILQQLAIPTHRQEGQCPNCGGKTRYRFDDKEGRGTYFCSHCGAGSGLDLVMKVNQCNARQAAKLVADVLAMPLPEKRVKPAPAKEAPSTDNPIAAQVAALMAKTVLGESHYLMNKGLHCPNLPILPNGVLLLALQTIDGKITGAQRIYPNGDKPYLTGTRKKGAFIPVGELPEQAETVLITEGYATAVTVSLLASDIAIAALDAGNLIEVAKICRERWSEAKIIIAADNDCHQANKCDEKGQLKQNIGTIAAEKAAIAVSGWVALPPTQHKADWDDYRQQYGIEAAIQAFNGALYQPADAINHDKPTRPTLSQMGASQRGEVLLARYNSDLALEPLSDSVHHYDGIAWRAISDRDLMREMVAIFIGSDVPYTSIGIRSAVDALKLQLPLMKSPARHLIGFCNGVFDLQKKQFRPHNKEDGLLIVNEIDFTSPEPGETLVDNTPHFWQWIRRATANHDRKTDRVLAALFMVLANRYDWQLFLEVTGAGGSGKSLLAEICTLLAGKNNRVSASMTALENPRERALIIGYSLIIMPDQIRYVGEGSGIKAITGGDEVSVDPKNKQPYSTRIPAVIVAVNNNAMSFSDRSGGVSRRRVIFNFSEIIPENERDTLLRDKIARELPVIIRHLLTRFVESAEAKCLLLEQQKSAEALNVKRSTDSLVDFCGYLLASAEADGMLVGNAEIIPFNPRKYLYHAYLAYMRGNNLAKPVSVTRFGSDMPGSLAEFGLQYLRKKSRQGIRSNLNLNVNSADEWLPRATGTADLNH
- a CDS encoding host cell division inhibitor Icd-like protein, with the translated sequence MATSKCTYIFAAINRSQKKIKPIMLYATAIDEKSARQRYVADYILLFAGRLPVTGGCHVQTH
- a CDS encoding YlcI/YnfO family protein produces the protein MATGSVNAKSQKIHARVSHEIIANVELAKNEGESTSQFVVTALQGEIKRRQKEKSKPDESKG
- a CDS encoding AlpA family transcriptional regulator; its protein translation is MPQLFIRLPEVQRRTGYSKAWIYRLISQHRFPVPVKIGTRAIVFIESEVDEWINQRIIESRGEVA
- a CDS encoding tyrosine-type recombinase/integrase, producing MFLLIHPNGSKYWRLRYRFGGKEKMLALGVYPEITLSDARHKREQARKLVAAGIDPSEHKKAVKVEQQSAANSFETVARAWHESNKKWSASHSARVLKTLVDHLFPSLGHRNIADLKTRDLLTPIKVVEHSGRLEVAARLQQRTTAIMRYAVQSGMIDYNPAQDMAGAIATGKCVHRPALDFARIPELFERIENYKGRLLTQLAVKLTLLIFIRSSELRFARYNEVDFERALWTIPAEREALKGVKYSSRGAKMRTPHLVPLSRQAIAVLEQIKAISGEHELIFIGDHYVHKPMSENTVNKALRIMGYDTKTEVCGHGFRAMACGALIESALWSRDAVERQMSHQERNNVRAAYIHKAEHLEERRLMVQWWADYLDANRDCAITPYEFARTKNVMQSRFSQSA
- the istB gene encoding IS21-like element helper ATPase IstB; the encoded protein is MMEMENLLIRLKMDYLGDALESLCEEATKKALNYREFLQQALAQEWNGRHQKGLESRLKQARLPWIKTLEQFDFTFQPSIDRKIIRELAGLRFVEHHENVILLGPPGVGKTHLAIALAVKAATAGHRVLFMPLDRLCCTLMKAKQENRLERQLQQLCYARVLILDEIGYLPMNREEASLFFRLLSRRYEKASIILTSNKSFTDWGDVFGDHILATAILDRLLHHSTTLNIKGESYRLKNKRKAGMLPIKTTDIIQAPGIETQQEN
- the istA gene encoding IS21 family transposase encodes the protein MLRREDHYMIKQRHQQGAFIVDIAHQIGCSEKTVRRHISYPAPPTAKRGKKQVAKLEPFKDYIDSRLSEQVWNAAVIFEEIREKGYRGGSAMLRRYIHPKRPLRASKNTVRFETLPGYQLQHDWGEIIVEVAGSACTVNFAVNTLGFSRRFHVFAAPKQDAEHTYESLVRSFNYFGGSVKNVLVDNQKAAVIKHGQNGHIEFNAGFLQLANHYGFSPRACKPYRPQTKGKTERMVGYVKHNFFTRYRQFESFAHVNQLLAMWLAKVADQRHLRQFKQTPENRFAEEKIALMPLPATDFDTSYFDLRQVAWDSYIDVRGNRYSVPSFWCGRAVNIRIGLDNTLRIYGDEQLLATHLLQEVTQGWQKVPEHHQALWQQVNRVASRSLSVYEELL